From a region of the Candidatus Brocadia sp. genome:
- a CDS encoding SemiSWEET transporter, with amino-acid sequence MFWSVMGTIAAICTTIGFVPQIIRGIKTKELSDVSPVMLTLLLVGCSLWLTYGIHLKNPIIALANGFTLSFVITILFLRALYKKNRSER; translated from the coding sequence ATGTTTTGGTCTGTCATGGGTACGATTGCTGCAATTTGCACAACCATAGGATTTGTGCCTCAAATAATACGCGGCATAAAAACGAAGGAACTGAGTGACGTTTCTCCTGTCATGCTGACGCTTCTCCTGGTGGGTTGTAGTTTATGGCTCACGTACGGAATTCACTTAAAAAATCCCATCATCGCCCTGGCAAACGGGTTTACCCTCTCGTTTGTGATCACGATTCTGTTTCTCCGCGCGCTGTATAAAAAAAATAGGTCAGAAAGGTAG
- a CDS encoding DUF456 domain-containing protein translates to MEVWDSAIFVISLIIMMMGMAGIIVPIIPSTPLIWVGAFIYAISTHFEKVTWLMVLLLALMAIFSVVLENLGNVYGAKKFGATRWGIIGSFVGTGAGFFMGGPVGLILGPIVGTIVFELIGGKGYRGALKSGVGNFVGFLGGSLLKLLIGLAMISLFVWKVFFG, encoded by the coding sequence ATGGAAGTTTGGGATAGTGCCATATTTGTAATTTCCCTCATTATTATGATGATGGGAATGGCTGGAATTATCGTGCCAATAATTCCAAGTACGCCACTGATCTGGGTAGGAGCATTCATTTATGCAATAAGCACTCATTTTGAAAAAGTTACGTGGCTCATGGTATTGCTCCTCGCACTGATGGCCATTTTTTCTGTCGTACTGGAAAACCTTGGGAACGTCTATGGCGCAAAAAAATTTGGCGCCACACGGTGGGGAATTATCGGCTCTTTTGTGGGCACAGGCGCAGGATTCTTTATGGGCGGCCCTGTCGGTTTGATTTTAGGGCCTATCGTTGGCACGATTGTCTTTGAATTGATCGGGGGAAAGGGTTACAGGGGGGCATTGAAGTCGGGCGTGGGTAACTTTGTGGGCTTTCTTGGCGGATCACTATTAAAATTGCTTATTGGTCTTGCGATGATTTCTCTTTTTGTCTGGAAGGTATTCTTTGGATAA
- a CDS encoding PAS domain S-box protein, translating into MRFLIVDNNQDDREQIKRNFQEEFYAPEFLEITKREDFDEVIGKGIFDAVITDYRLDWTDGLWILRSVRKQYPSMPVVMITDHGSEEIAVEGMKSGLSDYILKRKLHDLPVVLKKNLMNARLGKGYSTSGIQKNISHGRHATTETISDYAYTLRVESDGTFVCECVTDAFTPLTGHTLEEIDGHDGWYSLICPEDKTLFLQHRNYLLSGQPKISEFRIITKTGEKLWLRDYAQPVWGDAQGRVIHIYGTAHNITERNRAEERIRLYGEILNNLQIGLVVWQLENIDDVKTYKLIAANSAAAQCTGVALGNLIGKTMTECFPALMETEVPQSYAEVVRSGKAKNMKEDRFSDSGNLKTIFSVRAFPLTNNCVGIAFVDITESEKIHEELKLFQLLFAEIRDLAYICDTQGNILYVNNVFEKLTGHKPEEFFGKSFAPLFDEENLQKAMDFHKRTVAGESLQFELRFKKTGIVCEFRNFQLRDGTGNVLRTIGIARDITERRRAEEALQESHKRLTSVLDGLSAVVYVADLKTHEILYTNKYLRDLLGNVTGKICWQTFQTNQAKPCDFCTNHKLLDADGNPAGVYSWEFQNTVDGRWYAISDRAITWVDGRIVRLEIATDISMRRQTEEALRETNQTLQALIQASPLAIIALDSQGNVTLWNQAAERMFGWSQHEALHRPLPIVPDDKQEESRALRERVLRGNSFTGAEVRRQKRDGSPVDISLSTAPLLDEQGNAKGIMGVIADITHLKRTRVIDALLHEIDQFVLQGQPPDVILPYVCTRLTEIFAHPLVWIGMKETDGTVSISAQAGAQESYLRGFKARWKDIPEHECIIGLAIRTGKSQTIDAQEPAFQQCRERARQYGLQSFLVVPLFSEDKVIGTLHLYDHKTHVFDAGTIRVLENLAARISIALLVARDQQRLRLHSAAMAAVANAVFITDNKGLITWVNDAFTRLSGYTPDEVCDQTPRLFKSGRHDLTFYQQMWQTIIAGKVWCGEVVNCHKDGRFYTVNQTITPLLDQNGKTHHFVAVHEDITEKKEAEKQMVYMAHYDALTHLPNRILFTDRLRQEMIHANRNKRLTSVIFLDLDRFKTINDTLGHAFGDLLLKALADRLKNCIREGDTVSRLGGDEFIFIISDISHPQDAALIAQKILNVLSASFHLEGHEVHVASSIGIAIYPLDANDIDNLIKKADIAMYHAKEQGGNTFKFYMEDMNINNYERLLLENDLRKALAKGELTVYYQPQVDQNTGTIMSMEALLRWRHPNRGMLYPEKFISIAEETGLIIPIGEWVLMTACAQTRAWHDAGFPTLRITVNVSVRQFKQQNLVNIIARVLQETGLDPNFLELELTEGIIMQNDMAILATLQELKSFGVHFSIDDFGTEYSSLSYLKRFPIDTLKIDRSFVQDITTNPDDAAIVTAIIAVAKSLKLEIVAEGVESKEQADFLRELHCSNIQGYLYSQPLSAGDIDHLLQKGITLSFKPQ; encoded by the coding sequence ATGAGATTTCTGATTGTCGATAATAACCAGGATGACCGTGAGCAAATCAAGCGGAATTTTCAAGAGGAATTTTATGCTCCGGAGTTCCTGGAAATCACGAAACGTGAGGATTTTGATGAGGTTATCGGAAAAGGCATCTTCGATGCCGTGATTACCGATTATCGCCTTGACTGGACAGACGGATTATGGATTCTCCGATCGGTCAGGAAACAGTACCCTTCCATGCCGGTAGTCATGATTACCGATCACGGAAGTGAGGAAATCGCCGTGGAAGGAATGAAATCCGGCCTGAGCGACTACATCCTGAAACGGAAACTGCACGATCTGCCCGTTGTGTTGAAAAAGAACCTGATGAATGCCAGGCTGGGTAAGGGATATAGCACATCAGGAATTCAGAAAAACATTTCTCACGGGCGACATGCGACCACGGAAACCATTTCAGACTACGCATACACGTTACGCGTTGAATCTGATGGCACCTTCGTCTGTGAATGCGTAACCGATGCCTTTACTCCCCTTACCGGCCATACCCTTGAAGAAATAGACGGGCATGACGGCTGGTACAGTCTTATCTGTCCGGAAGATAAGACTCTTTTTCTCCAGCACCGGAATTATCTGCTTTCCGGCCAGCCGAAAATAAGTGAATTTCGTATCATCACAAAAACCGGAGAAAAGCTCTGGTTGCGTGACTATGCTCAACCGGTGTGGGGAGATGCACAAGGTCGCGTCATCCATATCTATGGCACGGCGCACAATATTACCGAACGCAATCGGGCGGAGGAACGCATCCGTCTCTATGGAGAGATCTTAAATAATCTGCAAATTGGCCTGGTTGTCTGGCAATTAGAGAATATCGATGATGTCAAAACCTACAAACTTATTGCCGCTAATTCTGCTGCTGCTCAATGTACCGGTGTGGCATTGGGAAATCTCATCGGAAAGACCATGACAGAGTGTTTTCCTGCCCTTATGGAAACTGAAGTCCCACAGAGTTATGCAGAGGTTGTCCGTTCCGGGAAGGCAAAGAATATGAAAGAAGATCGCTTTTCCGATTCGGGCAATTTAAAGACGATCTTTTCCGTCAGGGCCTTTCCACTCACGAATAATTGTGTGGGTATAGCGTTTGTGGACATTACGGAAAGCGAGAAGATACATGAAGAATTAAAACTCTTTCAATTACTGTTCGCTGAAATAAGAGATCTCGCATATATCTGCGATACGCAGGGCAATATTTTATATGTAAACAATGTTTTTGAAAAACTTACGGGTCATAAGCCTGAAGAATTCTTTGGAAAATCATTTGCACCTCTGTTTGATGAAGAGAACCTGCAAAAGGCAATGGATTTCCATAAAAGAACCGTGGCGGGGGAAAGCCTGCAATTTGAACTCCGGTTTAAAAAAACGGGGATCGTATGCGAATTCAGGAATTTTCAGTTAAGGGACGGAACGGGAAATGTCCTGAGGACCATTGGTATTGCCCGCGACATCACGGAACGCCGTCGTGCGGAAGAAGCTCTGCAGGAATCACATAAACGACTTACTTCGGTTTTGGATGGCCTGAGTGCCGTGGTATACGTTGCGGACTTGAAGACCCACGAAATCCTGTATACCAACAAATATTTGAGGGATCTTTTGGGGAATGTCACCGGCAAAATCTGCTGGCAGACCTTTCAGACAAATCAGGCAAAACCGTGTGATTTTTGCACCAATCACAAACTCCTCGACGCCGACGGAAATCCTGCCGGGGTATACTCCTGGGAATTTCAGAATACCGTTGACGGCCGGTGGTATGCAATTTCTGACAGGGCAATCACCTGGGTAGACGGCCGTATTGTCCGGCTCGAAATAGCAACCGACATCAGCATGCGCAGGCAAACTGAAGAAGCGCTGCGAGAAACAAATCAAACGCTTCAGGCGTTGATTCAAGCCTCTCCGCTGGCTATTATCGCCCTTGATTCCCAGGGAAACGTTACCCTGTGGAATCAGGCTGCTGAACGTATGTTTGGCTGGAGTCAGCACGAGGCACTGCATCGTCCTCTCCCGATCGTTCCTGATGATAAACAGGAAGAGTCCCGTGCCTTGAGAGAAAGGGTATTGCGCGGCAACTCCTTTACGGGCGCCGAGGTGCGGCGGCAGAAGCGTGATGGGTCCCCGGTTGACATCAGCCTCTCCACGGCGCCGCTGCTGGATGAACAGGGTAACGCAAAGGGCATCATGGGCGTAATTGCGGACATTACTCACCTCAAACGAACCCGTGTTATTGACGCGTTGCTTCACGAAATTGACCAATTTGTACTGCAGGGACAGCCACCGGATGTTATCCTGCCATATGTATGCACGCGCCTTACGGAAATATTTGCCCATCCCCTGGTATGGATCGGCATGAAAGAAACCGATGGCACGGTAAGCATCTCAGCGCAAGCCGGCGCCCAGGAAAGTTACCTCAGGGGCTTCAAGGCACGATGGAAAGATATTCCTGAGCATGAGTGCATCATTGGCCTTGCCATTCGCACCGGAAAGTCACAGACCATCGATGCGCAAGAACCAGCTTTTCAGCAATGCCGGGAACGGGCCCGTCAGTATGGATTGCAATCCTTCCTTGTAGTTCCCTTATTTTCTGAGGACAAGGTGATTGGTACGTTACATTTGTACGATCACAAGACGCATGTCTTTGACGCTGGAACAATTCGCGTGCTGGAAAACCTGGCTGCCCGTATCAGCATTGCCTTGTTGGTTGCAAGAGATCAGCAACGCCTGCGTCTGCACAGCGCCGCAATGGCAGCGGTGGCCAATGCCGTATTTATTACGGATAACAAGGGACTCATTACGTGGGTCAATGATGCATTTACCCGGCTGAGTGGATACACCCCTGATGAGGTCTGTGATCAGACCCCGCGCTTGTTCAAATCAGGCCGGCATGATCTCACATTCTATCAGCAGATGTGGCAGACGATAATCGCCGGAAAGGTCTGGTGTGGGGAAGTTGTAAACTGTCACAAAGACGGCCGTTTTTACACCGTGAATCAGACTATTACTCCCCTCCTGGATCAGAATGGAAAGACACACCACTTTGTTGCGGTGCATGAGGACATTACGGAAAAGAAGGAGGCAGAAAAGCAAATGGTGTACATGGCACATTATGACGCATTAACCCATCTGCCGAACCGTATCTTGTTTACCGACCGTCTGCGCCAGGAAATGATTCATGCAAATCGGAATAAGAGGCTGACATCGGTGATATTCCTTGATTTGGACCGGTTTAAAACGATTAACGATACGCTGGGGCACGCCTTTGGCGATCTGTTGCTGAAGGCTCTCGCGGACCGCCTGAAGAATTGTATCCGTGAGGGAGATACGGTGTCACGGCTGGGAGGCGACGAATTTATTTTTATCATCTCAGACATCAGCCATCCGCAGGACGCTGCCCTTATAGCGCAAAAAATCCTTAACGTCCTGTCTGCCTCTTTTCACCTTGAGGGACACGAAGTGCACGTAGCCTCCAGCATAGGTATCGCTATCTATCCGCTAGATGCAAATGACATAGACAATCTGATTAAAAAGGCTGACATTGCTATGTACCATGCCAAAGAACAGGGTGGAAACACCTTCAAGTTCTACATGGAAGACATGAATATTAATAACTATGAACGACTCCTGCTGGAGAATGACCTCCGCAAAGCGCTGGCAAAAGGCGAGCTGACCGTGTACTACCAGCCGCAGGTGGATCAGAACACCGGTACGATCATGAGCATGGAGGCGTTGCTACGCTGGCGGCATCCTAACCGGGGAATGCTCTACCCTGAAAAATTCATTTCCATAGCTGAAGAAACCGGCCTCATTATCCCCATAGGCGAATGGGTGCTGATGACCGCATGCGCTCAAACCAGGGCATGGCACGATGCAGGGTTTCCCACGCTCCGTATTACCGTTAATGTTTCCGTACGCCAGTTTAAACAACAGAATCTGGTGAACATAATTGCCCGTGTGTTGCAGGAAACTGGTCTTGATCCGAATTTTCTGGAGCTGGAACTTACGGAAGGCATTATCATGCAGAACGACATGGCTATTCTCGCCACGCTTCAGGAGTTGAAATCCTTTGGCGTCCACTTTTCTATCGATGATTTTGGCACCGAATACTCGTCTCTCAGCTATCTGAAACGCTTTCCCATTGACACCCTCAAGATTGACCGGTCATTTGTGCAGGATATTACGACAAACCCGGATGACGCGGCAATTGTCACCGCAATCATTGCCGTAGCAAAAAGTCTCAAGCTGGAGATCGTTGCCGAGGGTGTCGAAAGCAAAGAACAGGCAGATTTTCTTCGTGAACTTCATTGCAGTAATATTCAGGGATATCTTTACAGCCAGCCGTTATCAGCAGGCGACATAGACCATCTCCTGCAAAAAGGCATAACCCTGAGTTTCAAACCTCAATAA
- the icd gene encoding isocitrate dehydrogenase (NADP(+)) has translation MKSISGCGEVIKIEKNRLVVPDNPVIPFIRGDGTGPDIWDASVRVFDAAVSKAYKTKKCISWQEIYAGECAFKERGEWLPKETLNAIRKYKVAIKGPLTTPVGGGIRSLNVALRQELDLYACVRPVRYFEGVPCPVKSPEKLNVVIFRENTEDVYAGIEYKKGSSEAKKLIAFLDQELGKKIRRDSGIGIKPMSVVGSKRLVRRAIQYAIDKGLRSVTLMHKGNIMKFTEGAFREWGYEVAKEEFAKYIITEDDVFRKHTGVVPKGKIVIKDRIADAMFQQVLLRPEEYDVIATPNLNGDYISDACAAQVGGLGMAPGANIGDKAAVFEATHGTAPKYAGQDKVNPGSVILSGVMMFEHLGWSDAATMIVCALEKTIRRKTVTYDLERQMTGARLVKCSEFADEIIRNMDG, from the coding sequence ATGAAGAGCATTTCCGGTTGTGGTGAGGTGATAAAAATAGAAAAGAATCGTCTGGTTGTTCCCGACAATCCCGTTATCCCCTTCATCCGGGGGGATGGCACGGGACCGGATATCTGGGACGCATCCGTCCGCGTATTTGATGCGGCGGTGAGCAAGGCCTACAAGACAAAAAAATGTATCTCCTGGCAGGAGATCTATGCAGGGGAATGTGCCTTTAAAGAGCGGGGGGAATGGCTTCCCAAAGAGACCCTGAATGCCATCAGGAAATATAAAGTCGCTATTAAGGGGCCGCTTACCACGCCGGTAGGCGGAGGTATCAGAAGTCTTAATGTCGCCCTTCGCCAGGAACTCGATTTGTACGCCTGCGTCCGTCCGGTGCGGTATTTTGAAGGTGTGCCGTGTCCGGTAAAATCTCCCGAAAAACTCAACGTCGTCATCTTCCGTGAAAATACGGAAGATGTCTATGCAGGGATCGAATACAAAAAAGGGTCTTCTGAGGCAAAGAAACTCATTGCATTCCTTGATCAGGAACTGGGGAAAAAGATCCGAAGGGATTCTGGCATTGGCATCAAGCCCATGAGTGTTGTCGGCTCAAAAAGGCTGGTGCGACGCGCCATACAATATGCTATCGATAAGGGACTCAGGAGCGTAACCCTTATGCATAAAGGGAATATTATGAAGTTTACCGAAGGCGCCTTTCGTGAATGGGGTTACGAGGTGGCAAAGGAAGAATTTGCAAAATATATTATCACGGAAGATGACGTTTTCAGGAAACATACCGGTGTTGTGCCGAAAGGGAAGATTGTGATAAAGGACAGGATTGCCGACGCAATGTTCCAGCAGGTGCTTTTAAGGCCGGAGGAATATGACGTGATTGCCACGCCGAATCTCAATGGCGACTATATCTCCGACGCCTGTGCCGCGCAGGTTGGCGGTTTGGGCATGGCGCCCGGAGCAAATATAGGAGACAAGGCTGCCGTGTTTGAGGCCACGCACGGCACCGCCCCGAAATACGCGGGGCAGGATAAGGTCAATCCGGGCTCGGTTATTTTGTCCGGGGTCATGATGTTTGAACACCTTGGATGGAGCGATGCCGCAACGATGATCGTGTGCGCACTGGAAAAGACGATCCGGCGCAAGACGGTAACGTATGATCTCGAACGCCAGATGACCGGCGCCAGACTGGTGAAATGTTCCGAATTCGCTGATGAGATAATCAGGAATATGGATGGATAA
- a CDS encoding tetratricopeptide repeat protein yields MNDAMKNSLETLSLYCEKVIIGFLLATVVIVPLFFDIRIYSVFDLSKVTVLYLLTAILLAFWIILAACKQRFTFIRTALDVPILAYAGVFIISTIVSINPLMSLFGTYKRFEGLTATVCYLFLFYATVNFITTRKRIFLLITAILASAILASCYGIAQHLGYDMFRWSSFEARRVFSTFGNPVFFSAYLVMTLPIATVLFFLIPFRQEESPGSKSSCLGWIFFVVPSVMYTAFWLTNTRACFVALLGGLAPLLFFIFKKETGKRGKCAALITVFVLIGIFFNVRHETSVIKHFTADVQATEAPADDPVSDNGQTLKRPWIASKFSVTGSSFSRIFQYLAALRIIKDYPVLGIGPDTIGILYQKNLAKVYAVRERDHGFPFPRQDRIHNDILDITVTRGIIGLGTYIWLLTAFGAFVGKTYKRLDGRSKLLVLGLLAGIVCYLIQNEFSFGNTPIVSLFWVMLGLCIAVIKINEGALAVDVRNAEAGGSCEEEKSGYAQSFILPVSRLRISLQWTGCGIALAALGFASVFILRVYRADACFEYGRRIMEYEKENLLTAAEKGAPYIRHAVFLNPYETFYRDELCRTYLHVALKTNHETWIQKAYTEAQNTLRLIPEHFMGFFHLGMIHQFLSDRYGKNTTDSAIAWYEKAIDADPFQSVFHSNLASLYSKKGATDQAIEELLKAYLIRQDDLNAVYRLASAYAQKGDLDHALIFARKSVKLNPSDPASYNNLGAILGKMGRYEEAIHAFRGAIEREPKEPMYQENLAKLYLSLGNLTESISCYEKLIDLNPSVADYHNNLGVMYQKEEMRDHAIRSFQKAIALRPDNPLYTYNLADTLVRKGQYAEAKQILQTFTKSYPKHAFANIHILLAELYLKNADWDKVASECEQAIQCDEKSIAAYKFLSIMYYNRHQYELAEKTAQKTLALSPGDQEAQDLLVKISNKIRR; encoded by the coding sequence ATGAATGATGCAATGAAAAATAGCCTTGAGACCCTTTCGCTGTATTGCGAGAAAGTAATCATCGGCTTCTTACTTGCGACTGTGGTCATCGTCCCGCTCTTTTTTGATATACGCATTTACAGCGTCTTCGATCTGAGCAAGGTAACGGTCTTATATTTACTCACGGCGATCCTCCTGGCTTTCTGGATTATTTTGGCAGCATGCAAGCAGCGTTTTACCTTTATACGAACCGCTTTAGACGTACCCATCCTTGCCTATGCCGGTGTCTTTATCATTTCAACGATCGTGTCCATAAACCCCCTCATGAGCCTTTTTGGCACGTATAAGCGATTTGAGGGTTTGACCGCTACGGTATGTTATCTCTTTCTTTTCTACGCCACGGTCAATTTTATAACGACCAGAAAACGGATATTCCTTCTTATCACCGCCATTCTTGCCAGCGCTATTCTCGCATCGTGCTACGGGATTGCACAGCACCTTGGATATGACATGTTCCGATGGAGCAGTTTTGAGGCGAGACGGGTATTCTCCACCTTCGGAAACCCCGTCTTCTTTTCCGCCTATCTGGTCATGACTTTGCCGATAGCCACGGTTCTTTTTTTCCTTATTCCTTTCCGGCAGGAAGAATCGCCTGGTTCAAAGAGTTCGTGCCTGGGGTGGATTTTCTTTGTCGTACCGTCGGTCATGTATACTGCCTTTTGGCTTACCAATACCCGTGCATGTTTTGTGGCGCTCTTGGGAGGTTTGGCGCCGCTCTTGTTTTTCATTTTCAAAAAAGAGACCGGGAAAAGAGGTAAATGCGCAGCGCTCATTACGGTATTCGTTCTTATTGGGATATTTTTTAATGTACGACACGAAACGTCGGTTATTAAACATTTCACGGCTGATGTGCAAGCAACGGAGGCTCCGGCAGACGATCCGGTTTCAGACAACGGCCAGACTCTTAAGAGGCCCTGGATTGCCAGTAAGTTTTCTGTTACTGGCTCCTCTTTTTCCCGTATATTTCAGTATTTGGCGGCATTGCGCATCATAAAAGACTACCCTGTTCTGGGAATTGGCCCTGATACGATAGGCATTCTTTATCAGAAGAATTTGGCAAAGGTATATGCTGTCCGTGAACGCGACCATGGTTTTCCGTTTCCCCGGCAGGATAGGATCCACAACGATATCCTTGATATAACCGTCACCCGCGGTATCATTGGCCTTGGCACCTATATCTGGCTCCTCACTGCCTTCGGCGCTTTTGTTGGCAAAACGTATAAACGGTTGGATGGCCGGAGCAAGCTTCTTGTACTGGGACTCCTGGCCGGAATCGTATGTTATCTTATCCAAAACGAATTCAGTTTCGGGAACACCCCGATTGTATCCCTTTTCTGGGTGATGCTGGGGCTTTGCATCGCCGTGATAAAAATAAACGAAGGGGCGTTGGCGGTTGATGTGCGCAACGCGGAAGCCGGTGGGAGTTGTGAAGAGGAAAAATCCGGATATGCGCAGTCTTTCATCCTCCCTGTTTCCCGCCTGCGCATTTCCTTGCAATGGACAGGTTGCGGCATAGCGCTGGCCGCTCTTGGATTTGCTTCTGTCTTTATCCTTCGGGTGTATCGAGCGGACGCCTGTTTTGAATATGGGCGCAGGATCATGGAGTACGAGAAGGAAAATCTGCTGACGGCGGCAGAAAAGGGAGCGCCTTATATCAGGCATGCCGTGTTTCTTAATCCCTACGAGACCTTTTACCGTGATGAACTTTGCAGAACATATCTGCACGTTGCGTTGAAGACAAACCATGAGACCTGGATACAAAAGGCATACACGGAGGCCCAGAATACCTTGCGGCTGATCCCGGAACACTTCATGGGATTTTTTCATCTGGGGATGATTCACCAGTTCCTGTCAGATCGCTACGGCAAAAATACGACAGACAGCGCTATTGCCTGGTATGAAAAGGCAATTGACGCAGACCCCTTTCAGTCCGTTTTTCACAGCAACCTCGCCTCTTTATATAGCAAAAAGGGAGCTACGGACCAGGCGATTGAAGAATTGCTCAAGGCCTACCTGATCCGGCAAGACGACCTGAATGCGGTGTACCGGTTGGCCAGCGCGTATGCACAGAAAGGAGACCTGGATCACGCCCTCATTTTTGCAAGGAAATCGGTGAAGTTGAATCCGTCAGACCCTGCTTCTTATAATAATCTCGGCGCCATCCTCGGTAAAATGGGCAGGTATGAAGAGGCAATTCATGCATTCAGAGGGGCGATAGAACGAGAACCAAAAGAGCCTATGTACCAGGAAAATTTGGCAAAACTGTATCTTTCCCTGGGAAATCTCACTGAGTCGATATCCTGTTATGAAAAACTGATCGACCTTAACCCATCCGTGGCGGATTACCATAATAATCTTGGGGTGATGTATCAAAAAGAAGAAATGCGCGACCATGCAATCCGGTCATTTCAGAAGGCGATAGCCTTGAGACCTGATAATCCCCTTTATACGTACAACCTTGCTGATACCCTTGTCAGAAAAGGCCAATATGCCGAAGCAAAACAAATCCTTCAGACGTTCACGAAGAGCTATCCGAAACATGCCTTTGCAAATATTCATATACTTTTAGCGGAGCTATACCTGAAAAATGCGGACTGGGACAAGGTTGCCTCTGAATGCGAACAGGCAATTCAGTGTGATGAAAAATCGATTGCAGCGTATAAATTCCTCAGTATCATGTATTACAACAGACACCAGTACGAACTTGCTGAGAAGACGGCGCAGAAGACCCTTGCGCTCAGTCCCGGCGATCAGGAGGCACAGGACTTACTGGTAAAAATTTCAAACAAAATAAGGAGGTAG
- a CDS encoding glycosyltransferase family 4 protein gives MLLSTIYANPLPAPGGRPCLILDISLRTVKIAINTTSAVAGGGVTYLKNLLVSLSKLNTTHRYLILTTRAGKDLFFFPHPRFTFLSFRMPSKNTLLRLCWEQFFLPRILKRKRVTLLFSPANVCPLLGRLTNVVMIQNIEPFSNRVPEKRRFLQRIRLKSLKLLTILSVRKARTTIFPSLKARSDIEKSGVMMRHAEVIYHSMNRELFHPFRENDDALLQCKKKYQVNSFILFVSNIQRYKNVFELIRAFVLLRDTIDNALQLVLAGTCPDRKYYNEMKSFIIREGYERRILFLGNVPYEDLPHLYAACTLFVYPSTCESFGMTLVEAMACGAPVLASDREPMQEICADAAIYFDPMDPTAIADVIRKTIRNHDLLSALKINSLERAKAFSWENTARDTLKALTNMH, from the coding sequence ATGCTTTTGAGTACAATCTATGCGAATCCCTTGCCGGCGCCAGGAGGGCGCCCTTGCTTAATTTTAGATATTTCCCTACGCACGGTGAAGATCGCTATTAATACAACATCTGCTGTTGCCGGAGGCGGCGTTACCTACCTGAAAAACCTGCTGGTATCGTTATCAAAACTGAATACGACTCACCGCTATCTCATCCTGACAACCCGCGCAGGGAAGGACCTCTTCTTTTTTCCTCATCCCCGTTTCACCTTTTTGTCTTTTCGGATGCCTTCAAAAAACACCCTCTTACGTCTTTGCTGGGAACAGTTCTTCTTGCCCCGTATCCTCAAAAGGAAGCGCGTTACCCTGCTGTTTTCTCCGGCAAATGTGTGCCCTCTTCTTGGCCGTCTTACAAACGTAGTTATGATACAGAACATCGAACCTTTTAGCAATAGGGTTCCGGAAAAGCGCCGTTTCCTGCAGCGTATCCGGCTAAAATCCCTGAAACTGCTCACGATTCTGTCGGTACGGAAAGCCCGGACAACAATCTTCCCCTCTCTAAAAGCCCGCAGCGATATCGAAAAATCGGGGGTTATGATGAGACACGCCGAAGTGATTTACCACAGCATGAACCGGGAACTATTTCACCCCTTTCGTGAGAATGATGACGCCTTGCTCCAATGCAAGAAAAAATATCAGGTGAATTCCTTTATTCTCTTTGTATCCAACATTCAGAGATACAAAAACGTCTTTGAACTTATCAGGGCATTTGTCTTGCTGAGGGACACCATAGACAACGCCTTGCAGCTTGTCCTTGCGGGAACCTGCCCCGACAGGAAATATTATAATGAGATGAAGTCTTTTATCATCCGGGAAGGATATGAGCGCCGGATCCTCTTTTTGGGGAATGTCCCCTATGAAGACCTGCCCCATTTATACGCTGCCTGCACCTTGTTTGTCTATCCTTCCACGTGCGAATCGTTTGGAATGACCCTGGTGGAGGCAATGGCCTGCGGCGCCCCGGTCCTTGCATCCGACAGGGAGCCAATGCAGGAAATTTGCGCGGATGCGGCCATCTATTTTGATCCCATGGACCCAACTGCCATCGCCGATGTAATCAGGAAGACGATCAGGAACCACGATCTCCTCTCCGCATTAAAAATAAATTCCCTGGAACGGGCAAAGGCATTTTCCTGGGAAAATACGGCAAGAGACACATTAAAAGCCCTTACCAACATGCACTGA